The Pseudodesulfovibrio sp. S3 genome window below encodes:
- a CDS encoding transporter substrate-binding domain-containing protein, translated as MQVICFLLVLLFCFFTDPPCSADQSQNPVAFVYFTEEYAPYNYTDKGILTGLSVNTLKLMWQEMGVPEQPIKVMPWARAYSKVQTEPEAVLFSVLRTTERESDFKWVGPIAKGRISLFSLKQNDIRIAEYNDLSKYRIGTIRNFPATSLLDKHGFDTVINAHIESGVKMLDSGRIDVLAMDDYAFFSTAKKMGYPADRFKRIWILSKGDLYIIFNPKTPDTLIARFQNALDSVKQKPAYRNMVNHYLD; from the coding sequence ATGCAGGTAATATGTTTTCTGCTGGTCCTTTTGTTCTGTTTTTTTACAGATCCTCCATGTTCTGCAGACCAATCCCAGAACCCCGTTGCGTTCGTCTACTTCACAGAGGAATATGCGCCATACAATTACACGGATAAGGGCATACTCACGGGCTTGTCCGTAAACACGCTCAAGCTCATGTGGCAAGAGATGGGAGTGCCGGAACAGCCTATCAAAGTCATGCCGTGGGCACGGGCATACAGCAAAGTCCAGACCGAACCCGAAGCGGTGCTCTTTTCCGTCTTGCGAACGACCGAAAGAGAGTCCGATTTCAAATGGGTAGGCCCCATCGCCAAAGGCAGAATTTCCCTTTTTTCCCTGAAGCAGAATGACATTCGCATCGCTGAATACAACGACCTGTCCAAATACAGAATCGGCACCATTCGGAACTTCCCGGCGACGTCACTGCTGGACAAACATGGCTTTGACACCGTCATCAACGCTCACATCGAAAGCGGCGTCAAGATGCTCGATTCAGGTAGAATCGATGTTCTGGCCATGGACGATTACGCTTTTTTCTCAACGGCCAAAAAGATGGGATACCCTGCCGACCGCTTCAAAAGAATCTGGATTCTGAGCAAGGGAGACCTCTATATCATCTTCAACCCAAAAACCCCGGACACGCTGATCGCCCGTTTTCAAAACGCCCTGGATTCTGTCAAACAAAAACCGGCCTATCGGAACATGGTCAACCATTACCTTGACTAA
- a CDS encoding riboflavin synthase yields the protein MFTGLVIGMGRIDAADNRGAETRYRISTLFDLPDIEPGESIAVNGTCLTVETYGDNWFTCYASKETLSVTSLGGLRIGSTVNLERAMAMGDRFGGHIVSGHVDCLAEIAEVRPAGQSKIYRLTFDAANGKYVIPKGSVTLDGISLTVNQCAPTWLEVNIIPETQKMTTISDWTPGTKVNMETDIIGKYVERMVSPWVNDQQTEAKTGITMDYLRKHGF from the coding sequence ATGTTCACCGGACTGGTCATAGGCATGGGCCGCATCGATGCCGCCGACAACAGAGGCGCGGAAACGCGCTATCGCATCTCCACACTCTTCGACCTGCCTGACATCGAACCCGGCGAGTCCATTGCCGTGAACGGCACCTGCCTGACCGTGGAAACCTACGGTGACAATTGGTTCACCTGCTACGCCAGTAAAGAAACACTGTCGGTCACCAGCCTGGGCGGCCTGCGCATAGGGAGCACCGTCAATCTGGAACGGGCCATGGCCATGGGCGACCGGTTCGGCGGGCACATCGTCTCGGGCCATGTGGACTGCCTGGCCGAAATCGCCGAAGTGCGCCCGGCGGGCCAATCGAAAATCTACCGCCTGACCTTTGATGCGGCCAACGGCAAATACGTCATTCCCAAAGGGTCGGTAACCCTGGACGGCATCAGCCTGACAGTCAACCAATGCGCCCCCACCTGGCTTGAGGTGAACATCATCCCCGAGACCCAGAAGATGACCACCATCTCCGACTGGACGCCCGGCACCAAGGTCAACATGGAAACCGACATCATCGGGAAATACGTGGAACGCATGGTCTCCCCCTGGGTGAACGACCAGCAGACCGAGGCCAAAACCGGCATCACCATGGACTACTTGCGCAAGCACGGCTTCTAG
- a CDS encoding transporter substrate-binding domain-containing protein, with protein MDYHNDSPFPDTATCIRSCWKTVFLLSLLFGLILGQVCLASSSAAQERSLADIIYLTEEYYPYNYTENGTVTGLAVDLLKQTWDQIGIPHQPITSLPWARAYQRLRLEPFTMLFCMARTVERENEFLWAGPIRVVRFVLIAKKERGIAMNNLCDLAGLKVGTLRDDITDTLMQGYRDVARVEPVADMQQNIDKLMDDRLDLVAYEERSWHKMAERNGFSQEDFDTVFILRETPVYYAFHRATPPGIVRTFQSALDRVKAGPAYQELLNTYLD; from the coding sequence ATGGATTACCATAACGATTCCCCTTTCCCCGACACGGCAACCTGTATCCGCTCATGCTGGAAAACCGTTTTCCTGCTCTCCCTCCTGTTCGGTCTGATTCTGGGGCAGGTTTGTCTGGCGTCGTCCTCAGCTGCACAGGAACGCTCCCTGGCCGACATCATTTATCTGACCGAAGAGTATTATCCGTATAATTACACTGAAAACGGCACCGTCACGGGTCTTGCAGTGGATCTGCTCAAACAGACCTGGGACCAGATCGGCATTCCCCACCAGCCCATAACTTCTCTGCCCTGGGCCAGGGCATACCAGCGTCTGAGGCTTGAACCTTTCACCATGCTTTTCTGCATGGCCAGGACTGTGGAGCGCGAAAACGAGTTCCTCTGGGCAGGCCCCATCCGAGTCGTCAGGTTCGTCCTGATCGCCAAAAAGGAGCGCGGTATAGCCATGAACAATCTGTGCGATCTCGCCGGTCTCAAAGTCGGCACCCTGCGTGACGATATCACGGACACATTGATGCAGGGGTACCGGGACGTCGCCAGGGTCGAACCCGTGGCCGACATGCAGCAGAACATCGACAAACTCATGGACGACAGGCTGGACCTCGTGGCCTACGAAGAGCGGAGTTGGCACAAGATGGCAGAACGAAACGGGTTTTCGCAGGAGGACTTCGATACCGTCTTCATCCTGCGCGAAACTCCCGTGTACTATGCCTTTCATCGGGCCACGCCGCCCGGCATCGTCCGGACCTTCCAGTCAGCCCTGGACAGAGTCAAGGCCGGACCGGCCTATCAGGAACTCCTGAACACCTACCTGGACTGA